The genomic DNA AACCCAGTTGTACAGAGACATTTTCCATCTCCGGCTCGATATGAGGCAAAGCTCATGCCTTCAGCCACCTGAAAAGCGTGATAAGTCTCAGTACAACCAATTGCCTTGTTGTTGCCTTAATGTCTGGTACACAGCTGCATTGTATGATTATTTCACCACCACATTGTtttgggtaaggtagtccaaaaaAATGCTCCCTAACAGCTAattttaattttgttgttttttttttaatgtattttatttttttaacaacaaaCTGCTGGAGTCCAGTCTCCTTCTGAAATTCTGATAGCAagtcataaatattttttttcataataccATTTCACATGTTGTAAATTTGCCAGCTTTTTAAATTAAGTCTCAGAATTATTTGAAACCTCGCAGATAAGAAGACCCAGTAGAAGATGCAAAAGCGTTCCTACTTGATATTTCCTGGCCTGAAACATATCCCTTGTCGTATTTATTTCTTAAAGTAAAAACAATGCTAGGCCATGCATAATACAATCTGCAATCGTATTTTTGTACTTTAGAGATTTAATATtcaagaacagacacatatacAACAAACTGTAAACGTTGTTTTATCGTAAGCATCCCGTTttcttaatatataaataaaagctcTCGTCTCTACAGCTATTGCCATGGCGAAGAGCATTGATTATTGTATTGAACTGGACATTTTTGTAGCTTGCACATTACACAGTTCCATATCACATCGTGATTAACTGTAgcatattattaattataaaatccaGTACAGTGCACATATTCTGCActtactgtgtttttctttatgtgATTTTACGTCCTCATCCACAGATCCAATAAATAGGCAGTCAGTTTTCCAACGACACAACCCAGGAAGCTGAACCCAAAATCCCGATTGACACTGCTGTTGGCAAATCGGACTgagggggtgcgttcacggagatcattctgcgcagattctcaCCAATGaggccaatgggtgcgttcacggatatcattcttagaagatcattggctaaatagGTCAGATTTtacacagaatctgcgcagaatgatgtGCGTGAACGCACCGTGAGTCTCGACAACAGCCAAGCCACAATCCAATCATTCTCCTTTCAACACAACAGGGCTGTCATATATGATCTTTAACATCACACGATAACATCAATTTGTAAACGACAAGTGACATTCTGAGGGCCGTGCCCATTCCCATAGGGGAGACAGTAGAGGTACTCACGCACACACATTATTGCCCTATAAATAAGCAAACTTGCAAGTGATGTAGTTTCTCACTCCATGGtcaggggagggggagggcaTGTGTTTTAAGTTTGTGCCATTTTATCCTTGAGTCGTATATGTATAACTTAAATAGATTCAAAATGTATTGGTCATTGTTTTCAGATATTGTTAGCTACAATTCTTGAAAAGTACATTAATTTATTTGTACAATGAAACTATACATTAACCCTCCCAGGTAAACAAAATATTAACTCATCACTTCCCTCATTTCCATTTAACCGgaaccttttcttttttaaatattcaagtCCACCCAGATCACGTGAACAGAGCCGTGGCATCGTTTTAGAGAAGGTTAGAGGGTGGGGGTGAAAGTTGACGGAAAGCAATGCTGTGACTTGACTGGCAGGGTGCTAGCTAAGCTGCATGTGTGGAGTCTGAGCTGAGGCATTTCGATTTATATAAATCTAGTGCACTGTGAGCCTTGGGGAGTTGTACAAAACATGACAGCCAACGAAGATCAAGAGGTACGTTACTGAACTTAAATTTCCATGAGATACGCGTGGAGCACACATTTATTTGGAAAATACGTTTAATTTTGAATACAAAAGACATTACAGAAAGACTATTGGTGTATACAGCTTGGCACAAAACGTACCATGACTCTTGCtgtgtaatttattatttatgtgaGTCTAATACACACGTTACAACTGCATTCGTTTTAAATTCTGTAATAATATCCCGAACCCAGCAGGTAAAGACTAAATATATAAGATAAAACAAATACGAATCAAAAGCATAGCAAGCAATTAAGCAAATACCTTGTTTTGCCATTTATCCCCCCTCAAATTAGACAAGAagcattatataaaaaagaacaaaaataaacataatagcACTCGACTATCAATTCCAAATGATGTTTTTTGTATGGAATTTCTTAATGTGGATACCTAATGATAGCTACTAGACTACAACATTTACAACAGACTTTACTGTCTGTAGAATTCATATGATTTGGacctttggggttttttttttaattgctatagCCTCCATCTTGGTAACAAAGCTTTGACAACTTTTGACAcaggctgggtttacatgcacgtgaaagtCGACTGTACAGTCATGAcggtgtgacgttgtcacgcgaatacatcgtgaaacaacAAAAGAACATCCTTTGGTCCGCGGTCAATCGCTTTCTCTTGATAAAAAGaactgtaaaaacccatgtaaaccggagcagcaATTGTGCTTGTGcctcacgagatttcagcagtcaagatcgcGTTTAAGTGTCGGAATCTAACGTTATTCGTCATCAAATCCGTACCACTGACAAGAAAGAACACAAAAGACATGCAAATGTAAACCTCTTCTATAGCCtgttattaatgtttgtataaatgcatgttgtaAGCACAACTAACCAAACTTTTAGCCtcattattagtagtcgtagtcgtattttctttctataattctTTTAAGATGTCACGGGAACAACAGAGGTCCACCTCTTCTTCCACCGCTTCGATCTGGAATGAATTGTTAACATCAATTGGCATATTGTGCAATAAGTAATGGATATAGTTAACAAACAACGTACATGTTCTGtatcactttaaataaaaacttttgtttgagtgtttataatattacaagacatccacgtttcattataatgtgtgtgtttttaagcgGATTCTGTGCCTGGCACTTCTACCGCAGCTGCAGACTAGtagtcactggcttctcggagcagaggcagggtatagggaccggAACATGTGTACAGGAACATTAAGATGCTCATCCTGGTACTCCACCTATAGAACTGCCAGTGCATGAAGCTACTCAGGAACCtcgtatgtatttttacatatcccccTTTTCTCAATCTTATATTCATATAGGCCTGAGGATCAtactgttttgtattgtattgtagtctAACCACCGTGTTCCCACATtttccacatacatttatagactactttaattaaataaaacttttagatGTTACGCATATATTTTAAGTAGTAAAGCTTGTACTTagtagaagttttattttatatacttttatgtgtgcgtgcgtgcgtgtgttggaaaggtaacgagACACAAACAAGTCATGCGTGATAATTCGGTATGTGCGCGACAACAAGTTCATCCTTTTCTCTTGTTAaattttttaaatcttcatggcaacgcatgaagctctcacgatattcagagtcgttcttttcctaattaCTAGGCAGTCACAGACATTTAAGTATCCCCTCCCCTAAACTATTGTAAATTGAGTATCTGCATTGGTATGGCCGACTTTGTTTCCTAAGTCAGAACAGCATAGCAACATATTACCTGAAAAGTAAGGCAAAAACTTTGTGAGGAATAGtgtcatgacttgtccatgtaaacaATGTCACAGACTGCTGTGTTCGTGTACATATGGTAATAAGTGAATGTACTGCATTGTTTCAGTGTGTTGTTGTTTATCAGTGTTTTTTGGTCTCAcgttcaagaaaacatgttttataatgtaaataaatgttaTCTGGTAACAGTTCTCTGTTTAAATACCTTATTCTCAGGAAATGTGTTACACTTGTgctccctgggtcatttcaccttggtagtatcttctgggtcaaagcaccttactggctgaaagcatgtcagtcaataaatggagcagctggttggttaatggcaGTAAATAAGCCAGTGAAGggttggggacaatttcaccctccaggtgaaatgaccaagtcAGGTGCAATGCTGTCTTACTTAATGCATGGGTTTGACACAGATTTATTTAAGTTTGTGTAGTaccctgtttttaaataaaaatacatgcttAATATAaagatttctttcaaaactgcacatttgagtccTGTCACTTTAAATGTGCGTTACGAAACACGGTCCGTCCTAATTTAGTGGGAATTCTGTTTCTCCTTGTAGATGGAGCTGGAAGCTCTTCAGTCCATCTATGAAGGAGATGACTGCTTTAAAGAGCTCAGCCCGGTCTCTTTTCAATACAGGGTGAGTTACAGCGAGCTGGGTTTTAATAACGCAGTTGTACAGAGACATTCCACATCTCCGGCTCAATATGAGGCAAAGCTCATGCCTTTAGCCACCTGAAAAGTGTGGTTAGTCTCGGTACAACCAATTGCCTTGTTGTTgccttaatgtttggtacacagctgcatTGTATGACTGGTGCTGTCTGGTGAAGGGCAACTGTTTCACCACCACATTGTtttgggtaaggtagtccaaaaatTGCTCCCTAACAGCTCATTttaatgtggtgtttttttttttgtttgtttttttttatcaactgttGGATTCCAGTCTCCTTCTGAAATTCAGATAGCAAGTCAGAAATATGTTTTCATAAAATAATTTCATATGTTGTAAATTTGCCAGCTTTAAGACTCAGAATGATTTGAAACTTTGCAGATAGGAGACCTAGAAGATGCAAAAGCGTTCCTACTGGATATTTCCTGGCCTGAAACATATCCAGAAACATCCCCCAAAATATCCCTGGATGCTTTTTTTAATAACAGAATGTGAGTACACAAACTTGTGAACATCGCTGTGGGACAGCAGACAAAAAAGTTGTTAAAATTGCAAGGTTATAGGCTCCATCTAATAGTCTGTGAATTAGAAGGGATGTTGCTGAGGGGAAATATTTTTGTGGACTGAGAATAAACAGCGTTTTGTAGTTTGCCTCCTGTCTAGCAGATGTTCCTGTCAGGAGGAAGCTATGAACACAAGGACATATGATTCTTCATCAGCCAATCATCCTGCATTAGAAATAGCAGTAGGATCCCATCTCATTGTTCATGatggcttgtgtgtgtgtttttttatatatatatcagttgCCCAGAGGTAAAGAAGACCATTGTCACCAAACTAGAAGAGCAAGTTGAAGCAAATCTGGGGACTGCCATGATGTATACATTGTTTGAATGGGCAAAAGAAAACCAGCAACAGCTTATGGAAACCCATCATCCTGTGAACAATGCATTGGTAAGTCTGCTCTCCCCTTGTTAGTGAAAGAAAGCTGCTTGGAGAAATTTGGTGTTGGGTGGATACATATATTTGCATAAATCACAAGAAACAACAACCACTAATTTGAACTATcaaataatgcaaaatgtgtaCCTAAAGGCAACCCTCTGAGCATTTCAGACATTCTCTTTTAAACATTCCAGTGGTttcatctattaaaaaaaaaaaaaaaagttatataatttaaaaagggCAGGGAGAGTTAACACTTTAAAGCAGCAGTCAAAAGTATTCTAAAAGTAACACTCTATTATTCTGTTTTACAGACTTTGACATCCAGCAGTGAGAGTGTCATTAATGCTAATTTCAGCTCttcaaagaaaaaggaaaaaaaagagcaGTTAACAAAATCACAAAAGAGGAAGTTAACAGGAAAAACAGGTTTGTACAATtcagatttataaaaaaatggtattaatGAAACAATGCATTCTATTGATCATTTTAAGGCCATTGCACTACAAATTATCATGTCCGTATAAGTTCTAACAGTACCTGTAAAGACctattggaccttgctgtgctgtttcctaccAACTGCATCTCtggaaataactttcagtactttatCGGCATGAACTGCTTTGGGTAACTCCAATCGATCCCGAAGCTTGGCGCTATTGTTTACATTTTGTCTGAAGTCTTAGAATTGGCGGCTTCATTTTTTCAGGCACAGTGCACCCTGATAAGTTTTGCACACGTTACCTGCTCAAGTTGATAGGATTCGATCTGCCTGGCATCACATGCTGCAGTGTCACCTGGGATAAATTAACTCAATGGTCAGTCAGTTTCAGACTCTTATATTTTTAATAaccatttaaatgtaattttggaATTTTTCGTAAAATGCCTACTGCAACTGGAATTCTACCCCGTAAATTAAAAACCAAGACACTAAGGTCAGAACCAGTGTTCAGTTGTCCTCTCATGCCTGTTCAAGGTGACTAACCAGAAACCTAGTCACTGCAAACCTGTCATTCCGTCATTTTGCATAGACTTTATTTATTCCTAATTAATTTGTTACGGTAATGGTAACATaacataataatagaaaaaaattataataatttgcattattaaaatgtCAACCAACTCTGAAAAACGTCCCTAAAAGTATCTTTCTGTATATTGTGGCAGAAATAAAATAGAACAGTGTTTCACTTTTTTAATATGTgtattgctgttgttgttattatttttataatataaaaactGTTGCTTGACTAGTGtatgtgtttatgttttatttcgACTAGTTTTATCTTTTTATCCTCAACTATGGTTAGGACCCATGGGTCTTGAAACCCCGCATCTTAATAAATGATTTGAAAATCTTTAACAAACATGATTCTAAGAACTTCCCGTATATCGTTACTTGTCAAACCCAAGTGCCATTCTCCTCCGCTGATGAGGGGAAAGTATTTAAATGACAGGTTACTTTGGTTGCGGTGAGCAGGTACatcttgattcctgcagtctttttAAAAAGTCAGCGTTATCAATTTCAAAAGTATAAAACTTAAATTAAATACTCTGATTTGCTCAGTTATGTTGATGTATATGTGCAAAAAAgttgtttgctttttaatttcgtagtctaattaataaaaaaaattaattaccaagctttgaaaatacaGTCCATTTGTCTAATTGTTATACAACAGTGATGTGATGATTTTGTAATTGAAATAATttctcaacattattattattattattattattattattattattattattattattattattattattatgctttccTAGCATGTCATTTGCCAGAAATTCCAGACATTTGCAAAATGGTTCTGTTGCTATATTTTACACCAATTCTAATTTAGTTCCCCAAAGCTTTCTTTAGAAAAGCAATGCCCATTTATCATTTgtttcattttcaattaaagggtttaaaaaaatatatacagcgtGTCAATCTCAAACTGTTATTACGCAGATGGCAGACCCACTGCGTATTGGAGACCGTCGATTATTTGAGACCACCGTTTgttagatcactagcttcacatgcttcatgcggccATTGAGAAGCCACTAGCACACAActttgtagcaacatcgtaactcaatttaaacattccagcaactttgttaaaaggttgtgtgtcagtgggaactaagtaacagttttgttttacaacaaaattacattatattgtacaccctcaaatataaagcaaaattatactctttttttttatatgcactggttaacaaggatacggtatgcaaaacgttggaaaatgaacaagcagaagtacgaatttgtatttaaaaatggaattagatctattattattgttattattattaataataataataataataataataataataataataataacagttaaatccactaaaacAGTCCTGTAGATGTCAGAACACAGACGTGTAGGCTACActtacagcacaataataataataataataataataataataataataataataatacaaacttctacaatgtttttttagaaatgaacaatacaagcaataagtatcattatcaaaaataatttgtttaatctccaaacttgtacattgttaatacaacaaaacatgttaaaatacacaagaggtttgtatctggcctactttcagcacgcttaaaattatcaaaacttttaataacgtaataactgcattaaacaaatatgcattacatgtaggcctaccttaaattacattttctgttattattatttattaatcctgagagccACTTTCATTGCTGTCACTTCATTACCCTCAAACTTCTCCTCAACTTCCTCAGCTTAAATGGCAATGACAATAACAGAGACCctgcgtttatttacaatatttgccagcagacctggGGCGTATTAGAGACAGGCGATTgtttgagacccggcaattatttgaagttttacggtatgtcTTGAAAAAGAAAGCTACTTGATAGATTTatcaacaaaatgtattttgctGCTCCCTTCTAATGCTGTGTACTGTGTTTTCAAATATACCTCTCCACACCTGTTTTGTAATGTCGGTATTGTTTGATCACTTTAGAAACTATTTAATGCAAAAAAAGCTGTGAAAATATAAACATGGGGGATCCACCATCTACAtgtttgcattttatttgaaaataagtccTTTTATAAGTAAGTTCACTTATAGGAGGTGCCAGAATATAAGCAATAAACCTTGTTTTAGTTTTCTAATGTGTCTTTGTCCAGCGTGTTGTTCAGCATCCTAATAATTAGAAAAGACAaagacatttgtttgtttttagattagTCAGAGACCACTTCTCAGGATATTTCTCAAGAATCCAGACTGGCCTGTCGCAGCATGTCTAAATGACCTGACATTTGTGATTACATATTATAGTAATCATTTGGATAGGTTTCTTAAACTGCAGTTTATGGTGGCAGACTGATCCGTGGAAGATATTATCGAGTCTGGATATAGTGCAAACTCCAATTAACTAAAACAGGTCCAGGTTGTTAAATTGGTTGCGATAGCAACGAAACCCAGCCATCAAAATACTTTGTAACCACAGATATCTTTGCCTCCAATAAAGATAGCGAGTCAATTTGTCCTGTTAACACAAGTGGAACACAATGCCAACAGCATGCCATCCTACAGTAACATGTTGTCCCATGAACCACTTGCTCTTCTTAGCGAGTAACATTCACAAGCTTCAGCAACTTCACATACAGCTGATGTCCCCATTTGGATAACTTTAAATTATAATATTACctgcagtatttttattttgataataGATTTTTATGTACTTTAATCAACAGATAACAAGGGTGAGCTTCCCCGTGGCTGGAACTGGGCAGATGTAATCAAGGTACTTTTATAGACAATAGACATATTAAATATATCCTCACTTGAAAGAATAATTTGTGTTAatgatttttgtgtgtgttttttttcttctttgtttcaaCCAATCCTGACTGAACTTGTATCATCATAGCAtgtaagttttacattttttattattattttttatttgtattgttagtTATGTATCAACTTTTTTGTAGTGTTATTCAGCAGGATATTAAATTctagtttaatgtttacaatagAAAAAGGCCAGTGTGCACCTGTCACATGAAGCTGTATGATTAATTTACTTTTCACTGATATCCATTAAGCGCAGAGATGGCAGACAGACTGGAAATAGTTTCCTATAGCTGCGCCCTTTCTGTGCATGTTGGATAGCTTTGTGTCAGACCTGTTTGCAGTCTGCTGGCTAGAATATTAAGAACAGCGTTATCAGAAACATAGGCTTTCACTTACTATATGATAAAGCatgacatgtttattattattattattattattattattattattattattattattattatttgtttatttagcagacgcctttacccaaggtgacttacagagactagggtgtgtgaactatgcatcagctgcagagtcacttacaattacatctcacccgaaagacggagcacaaggaggttaagtgacttgctcagggtcacacaatgagtcagtggctgaggtgggatttgaaccggggacctcctggttacaagcccatttctttaaccactggaccacacagcctccaatgctTTTTACTCCTGGGTGCAATTTGTACCATGTGttaagaaaggaaaaaaacaatgttaatagGCTAGGAATATGAGTTAATTGCACTCCTGAGGACAAGATAACAGCCTTTGTTGTGTATTATTTCCCTTTCACAAAAAAGGGTCAAATTGCATCATGAAGCAAAAAGCTGTGATACAAATGCCCAGGTGTATCTTTACACATGTGTAGTTTGTGCTATTTTCATAGAGATTTCAAACTGTTTAAGGAGTGCcaaacaaggttttaaaatcaattttcctaAATCATTATTGCTGGCTCCCCTCCCTGTGTCTTGTGTTGGAAGCCTTTTACTTCTGAATTTAATTTGGCGGTGTTCAGGGATTTCAAATGCAATATTGTACATGAAAAATGTTTGCTGCTTCCTGGTAACTAATAACTTGATGTGTTGTAGTTTATactcactccagtggtctagctgcaatcacgCTGTCTGTGTGTATTCAAAATgcttgcatatcctgaattaccATCACAATATAAGGGGGTAGTCTTGAGAAAGTTGGTTAACCCTTTAGACTCCAGAATTTTAAAGCAACAACAAtcttataatgttttttttttttctttgcaaagcTAAGCAAAACAGGTGGTAAAGATGACGATTAGCAGACTCCGGACTGTGAAGTGGAtttcttaatgttttaaaataaagtgcaATGACCAGACAGGACCTCAGATCTGTTCTATACAGTGCTGCTTGACTTTAGCTTGACTCTTCCCAGTATTTAAAAGAGAAGTTAATAACAAAGCAAGTTTTCTAATGAAATGCTCAATTTTTACAAATCAACTTTACATTGCCAAATTGAAATATGTTTTACAGAAAGTTCCCtgttcattgatttgtttctgttaggatttcCATATCC from Acipenser ruthenus chromosome 2, fAciRut3.2 maternal haplotype, whole genome shotgun sequence includes the following:
- the LOC117409295 gene encoding RWD domain-containing protein 4-like, with translation MTANEDQEMELEALQSIYEGDDCFKELSPVSFQYRIGDLEDAKAFLLDISWPETYPETSPKISLDAFFNNRICPEVKKTIVTKLEEQVEANLGTAMMYTLFEWAKENQQQLMETHHPVNNALTLTSSSESVINANFSSSKKKEKKEQLTKSQKRKLTGKTDNKGELPRGWNWADVIKHVSFTFFIIIFYLYC